Proteins from one Planctomycetota bacterium genomic window:
- a CDS encoding leucine--tRNA ligase: MPRYQPARIEPKWQSWWESHDTFATPRLPTGRKRYVLDMFPYPSGEGLHVGHPEGYTATDIVTRFERMRGTAVMHPMGFDAFGLPAEEYAIRTGTPPRESTERNIATFTRQLKMLGFSYDWKRVLATTDPEYVRWTQWIFLVLFDTWFDATVQRGRPIAELPIPDDVAAAGPAAVARYRDEHRLAYQSEAPVNWCPALGTVLANEEVIGGVSERGGHPVVRIPLRQWMLRITAYADRLERELDGLDWPASIKKLQSDWIGRSTGAEVDFFVCPPGDAGSSFAAWQSARATAGFPAGPGVDAIRVYTTRPDTLYGVTYLVVAPEHPLVERLTTAAQREAIAAYRDAATRKSDLDRTDLAKEKTGVFTGSSCVHPLTGRPVPVWVADYVLASYGTGAIMAVPAHDDRDWDFAKAFGLPIVTVVEPSDGHGHDGTLFTGAGRAVASGPYTGLETAAFIARIGADLRAAGIGRPAVNYKLRDWLFSRQRFWGEPFPILHEVDGAGVPTGAIRALDPTDLPVHLPHLTDFKPGNTPDPPLSRSPADWLFVERDGKRYRRETNTMPQWAGSCWYYLRFLDPHNTERFVDPDVERAWMPVDLYIGGAEHAVLHLLYARFWHKVLHDRGHVSSLEPFHRLVNQGMILGEMEFTGYRSPKGGWVSAEKRSAEDVGAKVPADQVEKQGEHFVLRDAPKIRVESRAYKMSKARGNVVNPDTVVTEFGADSLRLYEMFMGPLEATKPWSTTGVSGVRGFLDRCWRLVVDERADDVTLAAQVVDDPPTLDQLRELHRTVHKVTTDIESLSFNTAIARMMEFVNVFTPLDRRPRAVLELFVTILAPFAPHLAEELWEVLGRPAPVSTAPWPTVVERWLRDDTVEVPVQVNGKLRGRVTVAADADPAALEAAAQADPRIADLLDGKQVVKVVAVPGRMVNFVVR; encoded by the coding sequence ATGCCCCGCTACCAGCCCGCCCGGATCGAGCCCAAGTGGCAGTCGTGGTGGGAGTCCCACGACACCTTCGCCACGCCGCGCCTGCCGACCGGCCGCAAGCGGTACGTGCTCGACATGTTCCCCTACCCGAGCGGCGAAGGGCTCCACGTCGGCCATCCCGAGGGCTACACCGCCACCGACATCGTCACCCGCTTCGAGCGGATGCGCGGCACCGCCGTGATGCACCCGATGGGGTTCGACGCCTTCGGGCTTCCCGCCGAGGAGTACGCGATCCGCACCGGCACTCCGCCGCGCGAGAGCACGGAGCGCAACATCGCCACCTTCACGCGGCAGCTGAAGATGCTCGGCTTCAGCTACGACTGGAAGCGAGTCCTGGCGACGACCGATCCGGAGTACGTCCGCTGGACGCAGTGGATCTTCCTCGTCCTCTTCGACACCTGGTTCGACGCCACCGTCCAGCGCGGCCGGCCGATCGCGGAACTGCCGATCCCGGACGACGTCGCCGCGGCCGGCCCGGCGGCCGTCGCCCGCTACCGCGACGAGCACCGCCTCGCCTACCAGTCGGAGGCTCCGGTCAATTGGTGCCCGGCGCTGGGCACGGTGCTGGCCAACGAGGAGGTGATCGGCGGCGTCAGCGAGCGCGGCGGCCACCCGGTGGTGCGGATCCCGCTGCGCCAGTGGATGCTGCGGATCACCGCCTACGCCGACCGGCTCGAACGCGAGCTCGACGGCCTCGACTGGCCGGCGAGCATCAAGAAGCTGCAGTCCGACTGGATCGGCCGCAGCACCGGCGCGGAGGTCGATTTCTTCGTCTGCCCGCCGGGCGACGCCGGATCCTCCTTCGCCGCCTGGCAGAGCGCCCGTGCCACGGCGGGCTTCCCCGCCGGGCCCGGCGTCGACGCGATCCGCGTCTACACCACGCGCCCCGACACGTTGTACGGCGTCACCTACCTCGTCGTGGCGCCCGAGCATCCGCTCGTCGAGCGGCTCACGACCGCGGCACAGCGCGAGGCGATCGCCGCCTACCGTGACGCGGCGACCCGGAAGAGCGACCTTGATCGCACCGATCTCGCCAAGGAGAAGACCGGCGTGTTCACCGGGTCCTCCTGCGTCCATCCGCTCACCGGCCGACCGGTGCCGGTGTGGGTGGCCGACTACGTGCTGGCGAGCTACGGGACCGGCGCGATCATGGCCGTCCCGGCCCACGACGACCGTGACTGGGATTTCGCCAAGGCGTTCGGCCTGCCGATCGTCACCGTCGTCGAGCCGAGCGACGGCCATGGCCACGACGGCACGCTGTTCACCGGCGCCGGGCGGGCGGTGGCGTCGGGGCCGTACACGGGGCTGGAAACGGCCGCGTTCATCGCCCGGATCGGCGCCGACCTGCGCGCCGCCGGGATCGGCCGGCCGGCGGTCAATTACAAGCTCCGCGACTGGCTGTTCAGCCGGCAGCGGTTCTGGGGTGAGCCGTTTCCGATCCTCCACGAGGTCGACGGCGCGGGCGTACCGACCGGCGCGATCCGGGCCCTCGATCCGACGGACCTGCCGGTCCACCTCCCCCACCTCACCGACTTCAAGCCGGGGAACACCCCCGATCCGCCCCTGTCGCGCTCACCCGCCGACTGGCTGTTCGTCGAGCGCGACGGCAAACGCTACCGCCGCGAGACCAACACGATGCCGCAGTGGGCGGGGTCGTGTTGGTACTACCTCCGCTTCCTCGACCCCCACAACACCGAGCGGTTCGTCGATCCCGACGTCGAGCGCGCCTGGATGCCGGTCGATCTCTACATCGGCGGCGCCGAGCACGCCGTCCTCCACCTCCTCTACGCGCGGTTCTGGCACAAGGTGCTCCACGACCGCGGCCACGTCTCGTCGCTGGAGCCGTTCCACCGGCTGGTCAACCAGGGGATGATCCTCGGCGAGATGGAGTTCACCGGATACCGCAGCCCCAAGGGGGGCTGGGTCTCGGCCGAGAAGCGTTCCGCGGAGGACGTGGGGGCGAAGGTCCCGGCCGACCAGGTCGAGAAGCAGGGCGAGCATTTCGTCCTCCGCGACGCTCCCAAGATCCGCGTCGAGAGCCGGGCCTACAAGATGTCGAAGGCCCGTGGCAACGTCGTCAATCCCGACACGGTCGTCACCGAGTTCGGCGCCGATTCGCTGCGTCTCTACGAGATGTTCATGGGGCCGCTCGAGGCGACCAAGCCGTGGAGCACCACCGGGGTGAGCGGCGTCCGTGGCTTCCTCGACCGCTGCTGGCGGCTGGTGGTCGACGAACGTGCCGATGACGTGACCCTCGCGGCCCAGGTCGTCGACGATCCCCCGACGCTCGACCAGCTCCGCGAACTCCACCGCACCGTCCACAAGGTCACGACCGACATCGAGTCGCTGTCGTTCAATACCGCGATCGCCCGGATGATGGAGTTCGTCAACGTGTTCACGCCGCTCGACCGACGGCCGCGCGCGGTGCTCGAGCTGTTCGTCACGATCCTGGCGCCGTTCGCCCCCCATCTCGCCGAGGAACTGTGGGAGGTGCTCGGGCGCCCGGCACCGGTCTCGACTGCTCCCTGGCCCACGGTCGTCGAGCGCTGGCTCCGCGACGACACCGTCGAGGTCCCGGTGCAGGTCAACGGCAAGCTGCGCGGGCGTGTCACGGTGGCCGCCGATGCCGATCCGGCGGCGCTCGAGGCCGCGGCCCAGGCCGACCCACGGATCGCCGACCTGCTCGACGGGAAGCAGGTCGTGAAGGTCGTCGCCGTCCCGGGTCGGATGGTCAACTTCGTCGTCCGCTGA
- a CDS encoding glucose-1-phosphate adenylyltransferase — MSVVRRVLALVLGGGRGTRLYPLTRDRSKPAVPLAGKYRIIDVPLSNCINSGVQRIYVLTQFNSVSLHRHIRRTYTFDPFSGGFVEILAAQQTLDNPGWYQGTADAVRQNIRYLQQPDIKHVLILSGDQLYRMNYADMMATHLAQRADVTIAGIPVHESAASALGIMRFDDEGRVAGFLEKPQTANELELVRTSPSWIERQGIPAHGRSLMASMGIYLFDRDCLVDLLRQTDYQDFGREVFPAAIRAKRVHLHPFDGYWEDIGTIRSYYQCNLDLAGARPPFELACAEAPIYSRGRFLPPSRIDGASIRASLVSDGCLIEQGAVIENSVIGLRCRIGRNVVIRNSVILGNDLYETADDLAANTTKGVPPIGIGEGSVIEGAIIDKNVRIGRRARIVNDHGWDASPDSDRFTVRDGVAVVPKDAVIPDGWVPEPVVAS; from the coding sequence ATGAGCGTGGTGCGTCGCGTGCTGGCCCTGGTCCTCGGTGGCGGACGGGGCACGCGCCTCTACCCCCTGACCCGCGATCGCTCCAAGCCGGCGGTGCCGCTGGCGGGCAAGTACCGGATCATCGACGTCCCGCTGTCGAACTGCATCAACAGCGGCGTCCAGCGGATCTACGTGCTGACGCAGTTCAACTCCGTCAGCCTCCACCGCCACATCCGCCGGACCTACACGTTCGACCCGTTCAGCGGCGGGTTCGTCGAGATCCTCGCCGCCCAGCAGACGCTCGACAACCCCGGCTGGTACCAGGGCACGGCCGATGCCGTCCGGCAGAACATCCGCTACCTCCAGCAGCCCGACATCAAACACGTGCTGATCCTGTCCGGTGACCAGCTGTACCGGATGAACTATGCCGACATGATGGCCACCCACCTCGCCCAGCGGGCCGACGTCACGATCGCCGGGATCCCGGTGCACGAGTCGGCCGCCAGCGCGCTGGGGATCATGCGGTTCGACGACGAGGGGCGGGTGGCCGGTTTCCTCGAGAAGCCCCAAACGGCCAACGAACTGGAGCTGGTCCGCACCTCGCCGTCGTGGATCGAGCGCCAGGGGATCCCCGCCCACGGCCGGTCGCTGATGGCGAGCATGGGGATCTACCTGTTCGACCGTGATTGTCTCGTGGATCTCCTCCGTCAGACCGACTACCAGGACTTCGGCCGCGAGGTGTTTCCCGCGGCGATCCGTGCCAAGCGCGTCCATCTCCATCCGTTCGACGGCTATTGGGAGGACATCGGCACGATCCGCTCCTACTACCAGTGCAACCTCGACCTCGCCGGCGCGCGGCCGCCGTTCGAGTTGGCCTGTGCCGAGGCGCCGATCTACTCCCGTGGGCGGTTCCTGCCGCCGTCGCGGATCGACGGTGCGAGCATCCGCGCGAGCCTGGTTTCCGACGGCTGCCTGATCGAGCAGGGAGCGGTGATCGAGAACAGCGTGATCGGACTCCGCTGCCGGATCGGGCGCAACGTCGTGATCCGCAACTCGGTGATCCTCGGCAACGACCTCTACGAGACCGCCGACGATCTCGCCGCCAACACCACCAAGGGCGTGCCGCCGATCGGCATCGGCGAGGGCTCGGTGATCGAGGGGGCGATCATCGACAAGAACGTCCGCATCGGCCGCCGGGCGCGGATCGTCAACGACCACGGCTGGGATGCCAGCCCCGACAGCGACCGGTTCACCGTCCGCGACGGTGTCGCCGTGGTCCCGAAGGACGCAGTCATCCCCGATGGCTGGGTACCGGAGCCGGTCGTGGCTTCGTGA
- a CDS encoding uracil-DNA glycosylase, with protein MDGSRAGAGDDGQARRRRALGQRLESLAAAGVEALPKRRVSREPTVVPERVTAALQTQTAYAPADRGSRLAVIRAEVEACTLCVDLAAARTRTVFGTGSATARICFFGEAPGADEDASGEPFVGRAGQLLTRIISSIGLSRDEVYILNVLKCRPPGNRTPLPDEVANCRGYFERQFATIAPEFVCCLGTSASHALLRTDEPIGKLRGRWFAHRGAQVLCTYHPSYLLRNPSAKRQVWEDMQLLAARAGLELPPRGD; from the coding sequence ATGGACGGCAGTCGTGCAGGGGCGGGGGACGATGGGCAGGCACGCCGCCGGCGGGCTCTCGGCCAGCGTCTCGAGAGCCTCGCCGCCGCCGGGGTCGAAGCGCTGCCGAAGCGGCGGGTTAGTCGGGAGCCGACGGTGGTTCCCGAGCGGGTGACCGCGGCCCTCCAGACTCAGACCGCATACGCTCCGGCCGATCGTGGATCCCGCCTGGCCGTGATCCGCGCCGAGGTCGAGGCGTGCACGCTCTGCGTGGACTTGGCCGCGGCCCGGACGCGGACGGTGTTCGGCACCGGGTCGGCGACGGCGCGGATCTGCTTTTTCGGTGAAGCGCCTGGCGCGGACGAGGATGCCAGCGGGGAGCCGTTCGTCGGCCGCGCGGGCCAACTCCTCACCCGGATCATCTCCTCGATCGGGCTGTCGCGCGACGAGGTCTATATCCTCAACGTCCTCAAGTGCCGGCCGCCGGGAAACCGGACGCCGCTACCCGACGAGGTCGCCAATTGCCGCGGCTACTTCGAGCGCCAGTTCGCGACGATCGCACCAGAATTCGTCTGCTGCCTCGGCACGTCGGCGTCCCACGCGCTGCTCCGCACCGACGAGCCGATCGGCAAGCTCCGCGGACGGTGGTTCGCGCACCGTGGTGCCCAGGTTCTCTGTACCTACCACCCTTCGTATCTTCTCCGCAATCCGAGTGCGAAGCGGCAGGTGTGGGAGGACATGCAGCTGCTTGCCGCCCGTGCCGGCCTCGAACTGCCGCCCCGCGGCGACTGA
- a CDS encoding DEAD/DEAH box helicase, whose translation MPAVEGEVAKRFADLGLSAASLAAVEQAGYTTPTPVQAGFIPRALTGSDVMGQARTGTGKTAAFVLPILEAMARPGRGAGPRAIVLVPTRELAVQVRDEFEKLAAGTKIHCVAVYGGKPIRGQIDKLARHPAVVVGTPGRVLDHLSRGTISLADVEIVTLDEADRMLDIGFRPDIEKIFRRCPDSRQTLLLSATVPPPVARLASRYMRDPEILDFSTRDIAVETIEQYYFTVDPTRKFDLLDKLLEREQPRQAIVFCRTKRGTDKVFEKLARRRGGDEAEVACIHGDLAQNVRDRVMRQFREGSVRVLVATDVVGRGIDVSGVSHIVNYDVPEFCDDYVHRVGRTGRMGREGVAYTFVAPDEGPQLTRIEMRIEKLLERDEIPGFQAFDRRAAPSPVVQVPTAYGTAPTPPAPAAAARPVPAAAEPPPPAAPPAATRLGKGRGAKRFRRAL comes from the coding sequence GTGCCCGCCGTCGAGGGCGAGGTGGCCAAACGGTTCGCCGACCTCGGGCTCTCGGCAGCTTCGTTGGCTGCCGTTGAGCAGGCCGGCTACACGACCCCGACTCCCGTCCAGGCGGGGTTCATTCCCCGGGCCCTGACTGGCAGCGACGTGATGGGGCAGGCCCGGACCGGCACGGGGAAGACGGCGGCATTCGTGCTGCCGATCCTCGAGGCGATGGCCCGGCCGGGGCGCGGAGCGGGCCCCCGGGCGATCGTGCTGGTGCCGACGCGCGAGTTGGCCGTGCAGGTGCGCGACGAGTTCGAGAAACTCGCCGCCGGCACCAAGATCCACTGCGTCGCCGTCTATGGCGGCAAGCCGATCCGCGGGCAGATCGACAAGCTGGCCCGCCATCCGGCCGTCGTCGTCGGCACACCGGGACGGGTCCTCGACCACCTCAGCCGGGGCACGATCTCGCTGGCCGACGTCGAGATCGTGACCCTCGACGAGGCCGATCGGATGCTCGACATCGGCTTCCGTCCCGACATCGAGAAGATCTTCCGGCGCTGTCCCGACAGCCGGCAGACGTTGCTGTTGTCGGCGACGGTGCCGCCGCCGGTGGCGCGGCTCGCGTCGCGTTACATGCGCGATCCCGAGATCCTCGACTTCTCGACGCGCGACATCGCCGTCGAGACGATCGAGCAGTACTACTTCACGGTCGATCCGACGAGGAAGTTCGATCTGCTCGACAAGCTTCTCGAGCGCGAGCAACCCCGGCAGGCGATCGTCTTCTGCCGGACGAAGCGTGGCACCGACAAGGTGTTTGAAAAACTCGCGCGGCGCCGTGGCGGAGACGAGGCGGAAGTCGCCTGCATCCACGGCGACCTGGCGCAGAACGTGCGCGACCGGGTGATGCGGCAGTTCCGCGAGGGGAGCGTGCGGGTCCTCGTCGCCACCGACGTCGTCGGGCGCGGGATCGACGTCTCGGGCGTGTCCCATATCGTCAACTACGACGTCCCGGAGTTCTGTGACGATTACGTCCATCGCGTCGGCCGGACCGGCCGGATGGGGAGGGAGGGAGTGGCCTACACGTTCGTCGCCCCGGACGAAGGGCCGCAGCTGACCCGGATCGAGATGCGGATCGAGAAACTGCTCGAACGCGACGAGATTCCCGGTTTCCAGGCGTTCGACCGTCGAGCGGCTCCCAGCCCCGTCGTCCAGGTGCCGACCGCCTACGGCACTGCCCCGACGCCGCCGGCCCCGGCTGCGGCCGCGCGGCCGGTGCCAGCCGCTGCGGAGCCACCGCCGCCCGCAGCCCCGCCGGCCGCGACGCGGCTGGGCAAGGGGCGTGGGGCGAAGCGTTTCCGCCGCGCGTTGTGA